From one Ferrimicrobium sp. genomic stretch:
- the bluB gene encoding 5,6-dimethylbenzimidazole synthase: MDQAGFYDVIFGRRDVRGQFNGEPLNPEVLGRILTAAHAAPSVGMSQPWDFVLVEALPTRQAFHEHVQSERTIFEASLDDEARKRFSRIKIEGILDASLGIVVTYDPERGSPHVLGRHAIADAGLYSVCLAIENLWLAATAEEVGVGWVSFYREEFLAELIGLPAGLRPVAWLCVGPVTHFEKVPDLERFQWQARRPLEPHLFVDRFGTPLNDSELIALPTKLMASD; encoded by the coding sequence GTGGATCAAGCCGGCTTTTATGATGTCATCTTTGGGCGCCGAGATGTTCGGGGTCAGTTTAACGGTGAACCCCTGAATCCAGAGGTGCTCGGGAGGATACTGACTGCTGCCCACGCCGCCCCAAGCGTAGGGATGTCCCAGCCATGGGATTTCGTGCTGGTTGAAGCACTTCCAACGCGACAGGCATTCCATGAACACGTACAGAGTGAGCGCACCATCTTCGAAGCAAGCCTCGACGACGAAGCAAGGAAACGCTTCAGTAGGATCAAGATCGAAGGAATCCTAGATGCAAGCCTTGGTATCGTCGTCACCTACGATCCGGAACGGGGTTCCCCACACGTCCTTGGCCGTCATGCGATTGCTGACGCGGGGTTGTACTCGGTGTGTTTGGCGATCGAAAACCTCTGGTTGGCGGCTACAGCTGAGGAGGTCGGAGTAGGGTGGGTTTCGTTTTACCGAGAGGAATTTCTCGCTGAACTCATCGGCCTACCCGCTGGCCTGCGACCAGTGGCCTGGCTCTGTGTCGGCCCGGTCACACACTTTGAGAAGGTGCCCGATCTAGAGCGATTCCAGTGGCAAGCCCGTCGGCCACTAGAGCCACACCTGTTTGTCGATCGATTTGGAACGCCACTCAACGATAGTGAACTCATCGCGCTGCCGACGAAGCTAATGGCGTCTGACTAG
- a CDS encoding NAD-glutamate dehydrogenase, whose protein sequence is MTLTSKKPAKNPVFSGLKERLRDLESQAQTPAKRKAFLGFARLFTAHIDPEEETAFSTDFVIAALTSQMHTLDAIGTDDICVMEIVRGSDVVRIRCRPDGFSELESVFSTMRAPGTMISIVSNDMEFLVDTFLQTIREKSDRLTTIHPILERSDLASCGCNVSSAQPSDLLSFFAAQIPIAVTKVEAEQLLRTLAKRYQQLHHFNRDRDRMLSDLLHLVEDQEFPINGKTEAPVSDSAFSHFLPFAEIRRPKKGARLDLGLTREDVVIDRQWPRGLTTSYRIQVLPARSEILDFSQLRAVSFKAPEGEVDFVGIFRPHRTGSIGLAVPEVATRLEAARQRLNLLPTSHSYRVLRDFVTSLNIDTVLALQMNDFLELARAGLLVEEVSRTQVFLSQEPTGPRHLLVLVPGDRVEFGIEDRIDDTLSIYCEGVPKQVGRFYGERRLVLEYVLLGSLTPDGLDKLRDELDRVTTPWRARIRAKLRQEIDSDFLPKVLGALDLVAESVEESYQQEENDEFITSDLVAIASLLESDRRLSTRLLIGTDGDLRLHLILLGNRLSLSQILPVIENFGLKVSDEQPYRGRSGNRELWIIDLGLVVDDDQSAERLNSERVRERVEQSLAAIWLGHEENDQLNQLAITADLNPEEIAVLRALASYLRLTNLGYSEAYCQQALVGQPVLARMLVRLFFNRFDPDISDMDREESEGRLMSSLDEALATVSSLDQDKVLRGMSELIRAMLRTNLFQAERKAVAFKIDPRPLTFLPDPKPRYEIYLRNETTEAVHLRGGPVARGGIRFSDRMEDFRTEILGLMKAQTVKNAVIVPVGSKGGFIVKDLDPKSRNAAKIERSYRIFMETLLSLTDNLIAGKIVPPEQTLCHDGPDHYLVVAADKGTATYSDIANEIAVSRGYWLGDAFASGGSHGFDHKQMGITAKGAWVSVEHLFDSLGIDVARTPIRVVGIGDLSGDVFGNGMLRSHQLKLVAAFDHRHIFLDPDPEPEVSWQARAAIFSQGAGTTWEDYPKSAISEGGGVFPRSVKSITISPQIAEVLAIPVGSYEPNQLIKHILGAPVDLLFNGGIGTYVKASTEANIDVADKANDPVRLNGNEVRARVIGEGGNLGMTQLGRIEYCLSGGHCNTDSIDNSAGVDTSDHEVNIKIALDALVQEGVLTVDQRNDVLAQCVSEVETQVLADNVYQNWALSAAEARYDRSWGEITRLLRHLVDTAGLAPSVESLPDPSITAVDTPSRKLTRAELAIIISYVKLDLNQQLMESSLLDHPLTDGLYEEYFPLPVRQRIEQLSLRHPLRRELIATTIANVIVNHVGVFGVQAIAAAANISIVQAAEYLYLALVLTDARTTVRRLLWSSGTSFDARMDAYLGFQDLVCTSALELRLVLSQPDKLFDTDNLSQLVTQVKTVARDLSAREELPTSWLQRREHLAQAEIDQQAIDLLVPGRALALYLSLLVDQANSIDDLEGFVESLYQLELDSGIATTRELLTAASTSDLSSVLAQQQVQDRLNNLSRTLYQGQPLDDGITTAVNKVAENLRKGEMLQALLESLKF, encoded by the coding sequence TTGACACTTACATCGAAGAAGCCTGCCAAAAATCCGGTCTTTAGCGGTTTGAAGGAGCGTCTCAGAGACCTCGAGTCTCAGGCTCAGACGCCTGCGAAGCGTAAGGCCTTTCTCGGTTTTGCCCGCCTCTTTACGGCTCACATCGATCCAGAGGAAGAGACCGCCTTCTCAACCGACTTCGTCATCGCCGCACTGACCTCGCAGATGCATACGCTCGATGCCATCGGAACCGATGACATATGCGTGATGGAGATTGTTCGAGGGTCTGATGTGGTGCGGATTCGTTGTCGGCCCGATGGGTTCTCCGAGTTGGAATCCGTCTTTTCGACCATGCGAGCTCCAGGAACGATGATCTCCATCGTGAGCAACGACATGGAATTCCTCGTCGACACATTCCTGCAGACCATTCGAGAGAAGTCTGATCGACTCACGACGATCCACCCAATTCTCGAACGATCCGATCTCGCAAGTTGTGGCTGCAATGTCTCATCGGCCCAACCATCGGACCTGCTTTCGTTCTTTGCCGCACAAATCCCCATCGCAGTCACCAAGGTCGAGGCTGAACAATTACTGCGAACCCTTGCCAAACGCTATCAGCAGTTACACCACTTCAACCGTGACCGTGACCGCATGCTGTCAGACCTTCTCCATCTCGTTGAAGATCAGGAGTTCCCGATCAACGGAAAAACTGAGGCTCCCGTCAGCGACTCTGCATTCTCCCACTTTTTGCCTTTTGCCGAGATTCGCCGTCCAAAGAAAGGCGCTCGCCTCGATCTTGGACTCACCCGCGAGGATGTCGTCATCGATCGGCAGTGGCCACGGGGGCTCACAACGAGCTATCGAATCCAGGTCCTGCCAGCACGTTCCGAGATTCTTGACTTTTCGCAACTGCGCGCCGTCTCATTCAAGGCACCAGAGGGGGAGGTCGATTTCGTCGGCATCTTTCGGCCGCATCGCACTGGTTCAATAGGGCTAGCGGTGCCCGAGGTAGCGACCCGCCTTGAGGCGGCACGCCAACGCCTGAACTTGCTCCCTACGAGTCATTCCTATCGAGTCCTACGGGACTTCGTTACCTCGCTCAACATCGATACCGTGCTTGCCCTGCAGATGAACGATTTTCTTGAGCTCGCGCGTGCCGGCCTCCTGGTCGAAGAGGTCTCTCGCACGCAGGTGTTTCTCAGTCAAGAGCCGACTGGCCCACGTCATCTCCTTGTGCTGGTGCCGGGTGATCGCGTCGAATTTGGGATTGAAGATCGCATTGACGATACCTTGTCGATCTACTGCGAAGGGGTCCCCAAGCAGGTTGGCCGGTTCTATGGTGAACGCCGCCTCGTGCTCGAGTACGTACTGCTCGGCTCGCTCACCCCGGATGGCCTCGATAAGTTGCGCGACGAACTGGATCGGGTAACTACCCCGTGGCGGGCCCGGATCCGTGCCAAACTGCGCCAAGAGATCGATTCAGACTTCTTGCCGAAGGTGCTTGGTGCACTTGACCTTGTCGCCGAGTCGGTCGAAGAGAGCTACCAACAAGAGGAGAACGACGAATTTATCACCTCTGACCTGGTCGCCATTGCGTCACTGTTGGAGTCTGATCGTCGCCTTTCGACTCGTCTCCTGATCGGCACCGACGGCGACCTTCGCCTTCATCTCATTCTCCTCGGCAACAGACTGTCTCTCTCGCAAATTTTGCCGGTGATCGAGAACTTTGGCCTCAAGGTCTCCGACGAACAGCCATACCGTGGTCGAAGCGGCAACCGCGAGCTCTGGATTATCGACCTCGGCCTTGTCGTCGACGACGATCAATCCGCCGAACGCCTCAACAGCGAGCGCGTTCGAGAGCGAGTTGAGCAGTCGCTGGCTGCGATCTGGCTCGGCCATGAAGAGAATGACCAGCTCAACCAGCTCGCGATCACCGCTGATCTGAATCCAGAAGAGATTGCTGTGCTGCGTGCCTTGGCCAGCTATCTACGACTGACCAACCTCGGATACTCAGAGGCCTATTGTCAACAAGCTCTGGTCGGCCAACCCGTGCTTGCACGTATGTTGGTGCGCCTCTTCTTTAACCGATTTGATCCGGACATCTCCGACATGGATCGGGAGGAATCAGAGGGACGACTAATGAGTTCGTTGGATGAAGCACTGGCAACGGTCTCATCGCTTGACCAGGACAAAGTACTTCGCGGCATGAGTGAACTCATTCGAGCCATGTTGCGCACGAACCTCTTCCAAGCCGAACGCAAAGCAGTGGCCTTCAAAATCGACCCTCGCCCACTCACGTTCCTTCCTGATCCAAAACCACGCTACGAGATCTATCTCCGCAACGAAACCACCGAAGCCGTCCATCTGCGTGGCGGACCCGTGGCTCGTGGCGGTATCCGTTTCTCCGATCGCATGGAGGACTTCAGAACGGAAATCCTCGGGCTCATGAAGGCACAGACCGTCAAAAATGCCGTCATCGTGCCAGTCGGGTCCAAGGGTGGGTTCATCGTCAAGGACCTTGATCCCAAGAGTCGCAATGCGGCCAAGATTGAGCGATCATATCGGATCTTCATGGAGACATTGCTCTCACTCACCGACAATCTCATCGCCGGCAAGATTGTACCTCCTGAACAGACGCTATGTCATGACGGCCCGGATCACTATTTGGTCGTCGCAGCCGACAAGGGAACAGCCACCTACTCAGATATCGCTAACGAGATCGCAGTGAGCCGTGGCTATTGGCTTGGCGATGCCTTCGCCTCTGGTGGGTCTCACGGTTTCGATCACAAGCAAATGGGCATCACGGCCAAGGGTGCCTGGGTCTCAGTCGAGCATCTCTTTGACTCGCTTGGCATCGATGTCGCGCGAACGCCGATCCGCGTCGTCGGCATCGGCGACCTCTCTGGCGATGTGTTCGGCAACGGCATGTTACGATCACACCAACTCAAGCTCGTTGCCGCCTTTGATCATCGGCACATCTTCCTCGACCCAGACCCTGAACCCGAAGTCTCTTGGCAGGCCCGCGCCGCAATCTTCTCGCAAGGCGCTGGCACCACTTGGGAGGATTATCCCAAATCGGCTATCTCCGAAGGGGGGGGTGTTTTCCCTCGTAGCGTCAAGAGCATCACGATTTCCCCTCAAATCGCCGAGGTACTTGCCATTCCCGTTGGCTCCTATGAACCGAATCAACTCATAAAGCACATCCTGGGCGCACCGGTCGACCTTCTCTTCAATGGAGGCATCGGCACCTATGTTAAGGCCTCGACCGAGGCTAACATCGACGTTGCCGATAAGGCGAACGACCCGGTGCGACTCAACGGTAACGAGGTGCGTGCCAGGGTAATCGGCGAAGGAGGCAACCTTGGCATGACCCAGCTTGGGCGTATCGAGTACTGCCTGAGCGGTGGTCACTGCAATACCGACTCGATCGACAACTCGGCGGGCGTCGACACATCCGACCACGAGGTCAACATCAAGATCGCTCTTGATGCCCTCGTCCAGGAGGGAGTACTCACCGTCGACCAACGCAACGACGTACTTGCACAGTGCGTCTCAGAGGTTGAGACGCAAGTGCTCGCCGACAATGTGTACCAGAACTGGGCATTGTCAGCGGCCGAGGCGCGGTACGATCGATCATGGGGGGAGATCACGCGGCTGTTGAGGCATCTCGTTGATACCGCTGGGTTAGCCCCTAGCGTTGAGAGCCTACCGGATCCATCGATCACCGCAGTCGACACCCCGAGTCGTAAGCTGACAAGGGCTGAACTCGCCATCATTATCTCCTACGTCAAGCTGGACCTCAATCAACAGCTGATGGAGAGTTCACTACTTGACCATCCCCTCACCGATGGTCTCTACGAGGAGTACTTTCCGTTGCCCGTGCGCCAACGAATCGAGCAACTCTCACTTCGACACCCGTTACGCAGAGAACTCATCGCCACGACCATCGCCAACGTCATCGTCAACCATGTTGGCGTGTTCGGCGTTCAGGCAATCGCGGCCGCAGCGAACATCTCAATTGTCCAGGCAGCCGAGTATCTTTACCTCGCGTTGGTGCTCACCGATGCACGTACAACCGTGCGTCGCCTGCTCTGGTCGAGCGGGACGTCGTTTGATGCCCGCATGGATGCCTATCTCGGCTTTCAGGATCTGGTCTGCACTTCTGCACTTGAGCTGCGACTCGTGCTTAGCCAGCCCGACAAACTCTTTGATACCGATAACTTGAGCCAACTTGTGACTCAGGTGAAGACGGTTGCTCGCGACTTGAGTGCGCGCGAAGAGCTGCCCACGAGCTGGCTCCAGCGCCGGGAGCACTTGGCACAGGCTGAAATCGACCAGCAAGCGATCGATCTCCTAGTTCCGGGGCGCGCGCTCGCTCTCTATCTTTCGCTCCTCGTCGATCAAGCCAACTCGATTGATGACCTTGAAGGCTTCGTCGAATCCCTCTACCAGCTTGAGCTCGACAGTGGCATCGCTACGACACGAGAGCTACTAACAGCCGCATCGACATCTGATCTCTCATCTGTTCTTGCGCAACAGCAGGTTCAGGATCGACTCAACAACCTCTCGAGAACCTTGTATCAGGGGCAACCGCTTGACGATGGCATCACCACGGCCGTCAACAAGGTTGCGGAGAACTTACGCAAGGGAGAGATGTTGCAGGCGTTGCTCGAGAGCCTGAAGTTCTAA
- a CDS encoding DUF1614 domain-containing protein, with protein sequence MRRSVYWALAWPFFLALAFLLAILIGLVALDLLSFAYRRIGIAPGWLLLTLVGTIVGSFINVPVARVHNPVEQPIERSISFLGIRYVIPTPPRPSETTIAVNLGGAVIPTMLSVYLAVHDHLELLALIGVAIAAVVVRFVARPIRGVGIAVPIVLPALVAVILASLLTVHYLAALAYIIGVMGVLVGADLSNLNKTRSLGASIVSIGGAGTFDGIFLTGLLAVLLASI encoded by the coding sequence ATGCGTCGTTCTGTGTACTGGGCGCTTGCATGGCCGTTCTTCCTCGCGTTAGCCTTCTTACTCGCTATCTTGATCGGATTGGTAGCGCTGGATCTGTTGAGCTTTGCATATCGACGGATTGGTATCGCTCCCGGTTGGCTGCTGCTCACGCTCGTTGGCACCATTGTCGGGAGTTTTATCAACGTCCCTGTGGCCCGCGTTCACAACCCAGTCGAGCAGCCCATCGAGCGCTCGATCAGCTTTCTTGGTATCCGTTATGTAATACCGACGCCGCCGCGTCCTAGCGAGACGACGATTGCGGTCAACCTCGGTGGAGCCGTAATCCCGACGATGTTATCGGTATATCTTGCGGTTCATGATCATTTGGAGTTGCTCGCACTCATCGGAGTGGCAATTGCAGCAGTAGTGGTCCGTTTCGTCGCCCGTCCTATACGAGGTGTGGGGATCGCGGTGCCGATTGTCTTACCGGCCCTTGTCGCCGTGATCCTCGCGTCACTGCTCACCGTTCACTATCTCGCAGCGCTCGCCTATATTATCGGGGTCATGGGGGTACTCGTCGGTGCTGATTTGTCGAATCTCAACAAAACACGATCCCTCGGTGCGTCGATCGTCTCAATCGGTGGGGCAGGAACATTTGACGGCATTTTCCTCACAGGTCTCCTGGCCGTCTTGCTTGCCTCAATCTGA